The Streptomyces laurentii genome contains a region encoding:
- a CDS encoding hypothetical protein (identified by MetaGeneAnnotator; putative;~sequence version:1) translates to MGLIRDWRRRPTRAGRRRLDAARAEDALLPAYVLDGPAALLDPGPTQYGPSGVQTLPAGLGRTLVRMGRALDRDREYHDSDGGFDGGGSGGGGFGCGSGGSESSGG, encoded by the coding sequence TTGGGCCTGATCCGCGACTGGCGCCGTCGGCCCACCCGGGCGGGCCGGCGGCGCCTCGACGCCGCCAGGGCCGAGGACGCTCTCCTCCCGGCGTACGTCCTCGACGGTCCGGCCGCCCTTCTCGACCCCGGCCCGACCCAGTACGGCCCGTCGGGCGTCCAGACCCTCCCGGCCGGCCTCGGCCGCACCCTGGTCCGCATGGGCCGGGCCCTCGACCGCGACCGCGAGTACCACGACTCGGACGGCGGCTTCGACGGCGGTGGGAGCGGTGGCGGCGGTTTCGGCTGCGGATCGGGCGGGAGCGAGAGCAGCGGCGGGTGA
- a CDS encoding hypothetical protein (identified by MetaGeneAnnotator; putative;~sequence version:1) — protein sequence MVRAPTRRRTDAGDAGEELDAYAYAFLAGGTLRVAESAVIALTARGMLSLGTARLRVVGDERPGHPVERAVVTACPRSKPVRDVVEAVRNSPRSPNSPPGSSPWA from the coding sequence ATGGTTCGGGCACCTACACGCCGGCGGACGGACGCGGGGGACGCCGGCGAGGAACTGGACGCGTACGCGTACGCCTTCCTCGCGGGCGGCACACTGCGGGTCGCGGAGAGCGCCGTCATCGCGCTCACCGCGCGCGGGATGCTGTCCTTGGGGACCGCCCGGCTGCGGGTCGTCGGCGACGAGCGTCCCGGGCATCCGGTCGAACGCGCGGTGGTCACCGCCTGCCCCCGCAGCAAACCCGTGCGGGACGTGGTCGAGGCCGTCCGGAACTCCCCGAGGTCGCCGAACTCGCCGCCCGGCTCCTCGCCTTGGGCCTGA